From the Globicephala melas chromosome 8, mGloMel1.2, whole genome shotgun sequence genome, the window CGTGGTGACCCTGCCGCTGTGGGCCACCTACACGTACCGGGACTACGATTGGCCCTTCGGGGCGTTCGCCTGCAAGCTCAGCAGCTATCTCATCTTCGTCAACATGTACGCCAGCGTCTTCTGTCTCACCGGCCTCAGCTTCGACCGCTACCTGGCCATCGTGAGGCCCGTGGCCAACGCCCGGCTGCGGCTGCGGGTGAGCGGGGCCGCGGCCACGGCCGTCCTGTGGACGCTGGCTGCCCTCCTGGCCGTGCCGGTCATGGTGTTCCGCTCCACCGGCACCATCCTCCACGTGGAGAACAGCACCAGGGTGCAGTGCTTCATGGACTACTCCATGGTGGCCGGCCCGAGCTCCGAGTGGGCCTGGGAGGTGGGCCTGGGCGTCTCGTCCACCGCCGTGGGCTTCGTGGTGCCCTTCATCGTCATGCTCACCTGCTATTTCTTCATCGCCCAGACCATCGCCGGCCACTTCCGCAAGGAGCGCATCGAGGGCCTGCGGAAGCGGCGCCGTCTCCTGAGTATCATCGTGGTGCTGGTGTTGACGTTCGCCCTGTGCTGGACGCCCTACCACCTGGTGAAGACGCTCTACATGCTGGGCAGCCTGCTGCACTGGCCCTGCGACTTCGACATCTTCCTCCTGAACGTTTTCCCCTACTGCACCTGCATCAGCTACGT encodes:
- the APLNR gene encoding apelin receptor, with the translated sequence MEEGGDFDNYYGVDNQSECEYADWKSSGALIPAIYMLVFLLGTTGNGLVLWTLFRSSREKRRSADIFIASLAVADLTFVVTLPLWATYTYRDYDWPFGAFACKLSSYLIFVNMYASVFCLTGLSFDRYLAIVRPVANARLRLRVSGAAATAVLWTLAALLAVPVMVFRSTGTILHVENSTRVQCFMDYSMVAGPSSEWAWEVGLGVSSTAVGFVVPFIVMLTCYFFIAQTIAGHFRKERIEGLRKRRRLLSIIVVLVLTFALCWTPYHLVKTLYMLGSLLHWPCDFDIFLLNVFPYCTCISYVNSCLNPFLYAFFDLRFRQACASVLCWGQSRCGGASHSSSGEKSASYSSGHSQGPGPGSGKGGEPTQEKSIPYSQETLVVD